The Mustela nigripes isolate SB6536 chromosome 8, MUSNIG.SB6536, whole genome shotgun sequence DNA segment tctctgtctgtcaaataaataaataaaatcttaaaaaagaaagaaagcttttcaCCTGCAACAACCAGATGGTCCAGCAGCATCCCTAATGTTTTCACAGAGTCTGCTGCACAGGGGGGTGTCCCAAATCTGCCCAGCTCCTCAGGTGCAGTGATTTTACCTGATTTTAGCTCCACGCAGCTTGCGATAGGGCTGAAACAGCAGCAGGTGTCAGCTTGGAGGCGGAGCCAGGCATCTGGGATCTGTGAATGCGGGATTCCAAAAGTCAGTGGCCAAAAGGTAACGTGTAAAATAATGGATACACTCGTTAGCTTGACTGTGGCAAACCTTGCACAGTGCCTACACTGTTTATCAAAATATCACATTGTATACCTTGATTATCATCAAGGCAATTTTTGTTAGACCTCCCTAAAGCTGAGGGGGGAAAGGCTCTGGCTTTTCTTCTGTTGCAGCCAAGCGAGACAGCTTTCCTAACCCTTTCTGTCATGTTGGTCTTAGAGCCCAAGTGGATGTCCTCCAAACTATGCCTCTAACGGTCACACAGGCAATTTCACGAGAGCTCATTAGCAACGAAACAAACTGCTTTTTCAAGCCTCAAAGGTGTATCTCCATttggagactgcttctccttctcagtGGTCTTCCCCCTTGCCCCAACCCCAGAAGCTCCAAAAGGCAAAAATCATGGTAAGAATCTAGTTACAGAAGATTGCTCTGGTTTCAATACTCAAAAGATttcacgggtgcctgggtggctcagtgggttaggcctctgccttcagcccaggtcatgatctcagggtcctgggattgagccccgcattgggctctctgctcagcagggagcctgccccttctctctctgcttgcttgtgatctctgtctgtcaaataaataaataaaatattaaaaaaaaaaaaagatttcaaattccAAGGAAAGTTACATCTCTTTGATGGGGACGATCCCTCTGGCACTTATTAAATTATAGGCATAGGCATATGACATTTTACATCAATGTTAACCATACATCTAAATACAATAGCTAGGAAAtacaaaggaatttttaaaattctttctctaatTTCACTGCAGATGAGAGTCCTGAAATCCGAGTTTCTCAGGACCAGCCAAGGCTTCAACCTTACAAGCAGGCCTTTCCGTGAATGGCAGCCTGGAGCCTGCCAGGTTCCCTCCTCTCTGCATACCAGGGCCCAGTCGAGGATGGGTCTTAAGGGCCCCTCTGAAGAGAAGGCACCAGGAGCAAGATCTCTAGGACccacccagctcccagctccgTTGGACAGAAGGTGGCAACTTGGgagcaaagagaagagagagccaCCCTGGGCCACCGCTGACCTGTTACCCTACCCGGCCCAGCCTGAGAAGGAGAATTAGGAGGGAACATGAGGGCTCCAGGGACTGGGCCCTGCAggctctccctccctggtttctggCGGCCACTGGAAGAGGAACCTAGCAGTGCACCCACAGTGTGACTGAGATCCACAGTGTTTCTGGAAGCAAAGTCCAGGGGTAGGACAGACACCAGCCCAGGCCAGCTGTGCCACTCACCTGCCTTCAGCACTCTGAGGCTGCTGATTATGTGCTCCCTGGTTTTGGTAAACATTGACTGTGTGCCTAGGACACCAGCCAGGCCAGGCTGCAGAAGCGGGGGCTCGACTTGGCCACTGTGAACAAAGGGACACAGCGGGAGGCTGAGGGGGCTGCATCGAGCCCTTCTCCTCTCACGGAATCTTCTGGCCTGTGAGCTCTGTTCTGGGCTACCTCCATGCCATTTTCTTAGTTGGAAACCTAGACCCGGGGGTCTGAGGAGGACACTAGGGAAGCCTGACAAGACACCCCCAGGAAGGGCAGAAGAAGGAGGTGGGACTAGCTGGCCAGCCTCCAGACCTGCCcagaaaacagaggagagaagCTGGGGGAAACTGTCTGGATTGGTGGAAAAAGATCCAATTTCAGAAGCGAACAGGCCAGGGTTTGGGTCTCTCTTCTTCCCAGATCTGCAATCTTGCAGACCTACGTTCGCCTCtccggggcctcagtttccccatctgtctgGTGGGAAGCTGACCAGTAGCAGAGCTCAGCCTCAGACCTGCTGAACCTCAGACCTGCTGCTGGGGAGTGCCCACGGTTTCCTGGGGGAGACGGCAACTTGAGAGCCGCTCAGGGGGCCTGGTGGGGTTTGCCAAGGaaggcgggaggtggggggggggtcttcccTGGCACAAACCCCTCTCTGTTCCCCGGTGGGAAGGGAAAGGCacgggagggaagaaagaaggaaggaggagagtggCCTCGGGCACTTTCTTGCCGCTTGTCACTTTCTCTCCTTTGAAATATGGCAATGTTGGACCCACTGATCCTTGAAGTCATCACTAGACATGCTgatctgtttttctgtatttaaaaaaaaagaaaaagaaaaacaagggctGGTGCAGGACATTTTGGGAACCCAAGTGATGCAAGAGCGCAGGGGGTCATAACACAGTCATGGGCCAAGACTGAAAGCCTCAGAGACTGGAAAAAGTTTCCAGGCAATGACGATAGTTGAAAGTCAGTTCCCTGGACAGAGGGCAAGATGGCTCAGCAACAGAGTTTCTGGGGATTGGGGCAGAGCACGCGGCAGGGGGCTGTCCTGGAACCCTCAGGTGAATGCCAGGGCTGGCCAGCAGTCAGTGAGCATTCTATCTTTTAGGAATGTGAGACCTAAGGACTCGGGTGTGGCTTTGCTGGGAGAGCTCCGAAATCCCCCCCAgagccctctgctctccctcccaccaccctgcaGATACTGACaacctggggcagggggcagggggcagggccaTAACCTCTTTCCCATTACTCAGGCTGTGGCAACCCCAAGGACCCCTGTTCTCTATTGCCCAAAGCCCTAAAGAGATGTAAGTAAGCATAACCAAAATTAACAGAGAAGTGTCTGTGTGCTGGGCTCTACTCCAAAGACTAACACTTTATCTCACTTAAACCCAACCATGCTATTATTGCTTCCATTTTACacatggggagactgaggctcagagggcttCTGTGGCTTTCCCCAGTCACACAGTACGTAGCAGGTCCAGGATTCAAACCCCCATACCCATGCCTCTAATCACTATGGAGTACAACCCTTTTACCTAATTATAAACCACATGCTCGCTATGCAAACAGGGCTTCAATACCAATCCCTAATTCCTCCTCAAATTCTCCCTAAACAGCCACCAATGCACTCCGTCTGGCCTTGACTTCTGAACTTTGGATTCTGCAGGGCAGAGGTCATAGTCCCCACCCGAGGTCCTGGAGTGCGTCCTTGGCTCTCTGCCTTGGCTCTGTCCCACTGGCCAGTGGCCCTGAGGAGTCActccccttctctgggcctgACGACATCACCCTGTCCACTGAGGCCGCAGCCAGATCAGAGGCTCCCAAGCCTGGGAGTTTCCAGGGTTGGTGCAGATCCAGCCCATCCCTAGGAAGGCCAGGAAGCCAGGGGCGGGATCTCCTCGGTCTTAAATACTCTGTCCAGCGCTCCACTGGCCTCTTGTCCCAATCTCGGAGCAGGAAGCATCACCTAGATCAACCATGGTAAGGGCCTGCCCTGGGGCACAGCAGCCTCCCCCGTGATGATCTTCCAGAAGTGCCTTATGTCTGAGCTTCCAAGTCTCactgtccttttctttctccttagacAACTTACAGCGACAAAGGGAAGAAGGTAAGCAGTACGGAAGGGTGGGGTCTGGGCCCTGGGAAACTGGGATGTCAGTAAAGAGCAGAAAAGGAACCTCAGTGGGTACGTGATACCCCAAGATGCTCGCCCTAATCTCTCGCCTTCCCATCCCCCCAAGACTGAGCTGGACCCAACCCGGCTCTCCGAAGAAAAAATTACCTCTTCTTAAATTCGTGCTAATCTCTCAATCCTGTCTGGGAGTTCTTtctagattgtttttttttttttttttaatgtgtaatctCTACccacaatgtgggactcaaaactcacaaccccaagatcaagagtcgcatgctctactgactgagcaagccaggtggCCCTAGAAGTTCTTTCAAAGGTCTAACTTAAATCCATGTTGCTGTAGCACACAGCAGCTCCCCCTCTGTGAAATCTGGGCAGGCCTCCCGGAGGGGGCTTTCCGATCTCCAACACCCAGGAGCTCGGTTTCTCCATGAGAACCCTTTTTAGGGGCTTGGCAAGGCCGCAGGGTGTTTGGCTTCTCAGTTTTGGAATTAAGGCTGGGACAAGGAAAGTGGTTAGGGGACACCTGTCCATCCACACTTTTCTAGACCCACTTCCAGAGACTGAgcctctccccctttccccctcctgCAGCCTGAGAGAGGCCGATTCCTCCATTTCCACTCGGTGACCTTCTGGGTTGGCAATGCCAAGCAGGTAAAAGCTGGGGCCAGGTATTAGAGCAGGCAGAGGACGGGCCAGAGGACCTGCTGGACAAGGGTGGGTCCCCAGCTGGGCCTGTGATTGGTCCCTGTGTGGGGAGGGTCAGGGCCAATGTTGGGACCATCCCAGATACACAGAGACTCTTTAGATCCTAATTACACAATCAGGGCCTTGGACCCCACCAAGAAACTTATCTGATACTGGAAAGGGCCAGGGAGCCGCCTTTCATCCCAGGATGTATTCTGCCCCTGGGGCAACAGGGCCAGCAGGCTGATGGGGACTGGAGGTTttgcgagggggggggggggtcccccagcctggccctcaGGAACCCTTTTGCAACTCTGTGATTCAGGCTGCGTCATTCTACTGCAACAAGATGGGCTTTGAACCACTAGCCTACAAGGGCCTGGAGACGGGTTCCCGGGAGGTAGTCAGCCATGTCATCAAGCAAGGCAAGGTGAGTCCCCACCGCAGGACCCTACTCACCCAGCAGGCCAGCCTCTCTGCCCCCGCCGGTCTCTGAGCCTCCTAAGGGCTCTGGTGCCTCTGGGTGAAGTAGACCAGGAGGCTCTCTCCCCAGGCCCACCTGGTTCTCTCCCAGGATGTCTGGCGAGGCTAAGGGAACAGGAGCTGAGAGCTCCCACCGGCCCCTCCTTTGGCAACTTTGTATAACAGACCACAGGGATCTTAGTTTCGTCTCCTTCTCGGCCTGACCCGATGTTGGCCTCACAGATGTTTGGGAGAAGTTGACAGAGGCCTCAGACATCAGAGCTGAAAGTCGGACTAGTGCCCCGATCCCTGGGAGCCCTGGCGCTTTCTCCCATGGGGGGCCCAAGCAACAGCTCATctcagaggggaaactgaggcagagaaggggcTGAAAGCCAGGGTCAAGGAGTCCTTCCTGGCTGGGAGGGGTGATCTGATCCAAATGCCCCACGGGTGTGTCTCacacggggggtggggaggaggggaaaggggtgCCTGACCCACCGGCTACACCTCCTCCCTCCGCTGTGCCTTAGATCGTGTTCGTCTTCTCCTCCGCCCTCAACCCCTGGAACAAAGGTGAGGAGGCCCAGGGGGTTCAGCATGCCGGGGAGTGAAGACTCGCTATCATGAGGGGCGGGGTGCTCGGGGATTAGGAAGGGGGTCTGGTTCAGCAAGGGTTCCCAGCCTAGAAGAAGATGGAGCCCAGAGGCGGACCGTCGAGGTGAGGGAGCCATGACTCCAGCGCCATGACCTCCCCCACCTGCCACAGAGATGGGCGACCACCTGGTAAAGCACGGCGACGGAGTAAAGGACATCGCGTTTGAGGTGGAAGACTGTGACTACCTCGTGCAGGTGAGCCCGCACCTgggctgccctctgcctgccacaggGGCCTCCGTGGGTCCGGGCTGGAGGGCCCGTCATGTTGGAACGACAAGCCCAGACACTGGTGTGATGCACGCCCGAGTTCCAGGGATACCCTGGCCCTCGCTAGCTGCAGGCCCTCtcgctgagcctcagtttccacatctgtaaaatggggacaagcaCAGTGCCTACGTCACTGAGTTGGACACGGAGGACACAAGCCCGTAATTACCACTTCTTGAGCAGGACTCTGAACCAAACGCCGTATTCAAGAAGCAGCTCAGAGGTTCAGAGCATAGAAGCCAGAGGCTGACTGCCAGGTCTGAATCGTATTACTGTTAGACTTTTCGCAagtgacttaacttctctgtgcctatAGATCTCATCACCTCCAGAATGGAGGCAGGAACAGTACCTTTCCTGTAATGTTGCTAGGAGGGAGAAGGAGTTTGGTAAATACCTTCACCAACACCTGGCATGTGATAGGCACAGCCATGCACATAAATGTGGAAGCCATGCTGGGAAGGCCCTGCAGGGGGTCTGAcgcacagcaggtgctcagtcaGGCCCAgctctgattcttcctctcccgcCTCCCACCGCCTggtttacagatggggaagctgaggcctggagagggggGAGGGCCAGAGTGGGTTAGCAGAGGTGGGACACAGCCCCACCCCACCTGGTTTGTCTCTCATAGCCCCAACTCTgggcctgggcctcagttttcctatctgcCAAATGGGCACAAGGCACAGGGCAACAGCTGATGCTGGCTGTGGttcctgcctggggctgggaacGCTGGAGGAGCCTGTGGCAGGCCGAGGTGGGGAGCAGCTAGCCAGGGGTCTGGGAGGGTCCAGcgcttcctgcctccctgctccaTCTTCTCTGCAGAAAGCCCGGGAACAAGGTGCCAAAATTGTGCGGGAGCCCTGGATAGAGCAAGATAAGTTTGGGAAGGTGAAACTGGCCGTGTTGCAGACGGTGAGTTCGCTTCGGTGCCCCTACCCCTCGTGCTGTCAGCTCCCCTGAGATGCCAGGattccccacacccctccccgcccccgccccctcatGCCAACCCACCCTGGTGCTTTGAAGCAGACATTCTCCCTCAAGTCTGACTACCCGTAAGCCTTGGCCAGTTTGCAGAGGCTGATGGGAGCCACCAGTCCTctgtggatgggggtgggggttggggagggcgtCGGGAGGCGGGTGGTAACGATACACCAAGGATGTAAACTGAGGACAAGGGCTTTGAAGAGGGGGAAAGTGGGGTCTGGGAAAGCCCTACCCAGCTCTAGCGGTAGGACTTTGGGCAAAGCACTCCTCCTCTCTGGGACTCCACTGAAATGAGTGAGGACAGTGGCTGGACCACCTGTGTGGCCCGGGCAGGCCACTTAACCCGATTCTTCACCGATAACCCCATCCAGGGTCACTGCAAGGCTCAGATGAGATCATTCACGTCCAGAACTTAGAACAACAGTGCCTGGGATCTCACACACCCAGCAAAGATTCCCATGTCTGTGTTACTGCCACACAGAGATGATCATAGGTCCCACCTCCTCAAGGCTAAATACAACTTAAAGATTGTCAAGATGAtcaaaaaaaccctttaaaaaaaaaaaagatcttaaagattttatttatttattgaggggggaggggcagagggagaggcagagagaggatcttttttttttttttaagattttatttatttatttgacagacagagaccacaagtaggcagagaggcaggcagagagagagagaggaggaagcaggctccctgcagagtagagagcccgatgtggggctcgatcccaggaccctgggatcatgatctgagcggaaggcagaggctttaacccactgagccacccaggcgcccccagagagaggatcttaagcaaaCTCTTGAGGAGgatggagcctaacatggggctcgatcccacgaccctgaggtcatgacctgaactgaaatcaggagccagatgcttcaccaactgagccacccaggtgccccttaagattttatttttttaagtaatctctacacccagtgtggggcttgaactcacaaccctgagatccagagtctcaCACTCTACCagtggagccagccaggtgccccagaacccTGTGATGTCATCTGAGCCAATGCCCTCATCACTCTCACTTAGTCAGTACCTTTGTATGGAGCACCTCCAGCGAGCTGGGCAGTTCTAGGTGCTGAGGACTCCGTGAGGAGGAAAACAGTGACCCTGCCCGCACACGGACTCTGGTCCCATGGGGCAGGCGGACTGCCAAAGAGAAGTCCCAAACAAATGACAGATTGCAATTCATTTcagagaggagaagtgacttacccaagatcacacagagaGTTAGGGTCAGACCCCGCTTGGAGTGGTGTGGGCACCACGAGATGGGGCCCAGTCTTGGCAGGGATGGGGTCTCGGGCCAAGCCGGGCTGTTTTCCACCCATAGTATGGGGACACCACGCACACCCTGGTGGAAAAGATGAACTATACTGGCCGGTTCTTGCCTGGATTCGAGGCCCCAATATCCGTGGACCCCCTACTTTCCAAGCTGTGAGTGCCCCTCGGGCTGGGGTGGTGGGAGCAGAAAGTCCtgaggcagggggtgaggggaggggcggaAAGCCATGCCTTACCCTCCATGCAGACTGAGCATCTCTGAGCTGCCCTGAGAGGCTGCTGGGGAACGCCTGAGGGTTCCCAAGGGTAGCCTAAAGAGGCAGCACAGAGGCTAAGCACCTAGGCTCTGGAACCAATTGCTTGGGCTCAAAACCCcactctgccattttttaaaaaagattttatttatttatttgaaagagagcgtgcgcacaagcagggggcagggggagagggagaagcagactccctgaggagcagggagcccgatgcgcaggtgaccccaggaccctgagatcacggcctgagctgaaggcagccgcttaaccaactgagccaccaggcaccctagGGCTCGGTCATTTCCTAGCTATTTAACCTCTGTAGTTACTTTattcctctctgcctcagttccccatctgtacaatggggccAGTAATAGCACACCAGTCACGACACCTGCAAGGTGCCCCAGTAGGCGCTATGTCACAGTGAGCTGTCactgtggggaaggggaggtgtaGGAACTAACCCTGTCCTCACCTCCTAAcggcttcctccccacccccatccctccccccaggCCTACCTGCAGTCTCGAGATTATCGACCACATTGTGGGAAACCAGCCTGACCAGGAGATGGTGTCTGCCTCTGAGTGGTGAGTCCCTGGCCCAACCCCTCACTGCAAAGGAGACAGGCCCACTCCCCAGTTCTCTGCTCAGGACACGTGAGTGGGAAATGGAGCGCAAGGGAGAGGGAGCTTCGCCTGATGTCC contains these protein-coding regions:
- the HPD gene encoding 4-hydroxyphenylpyruvate dioxygenase, which encodes MTTYSDKGKKPERGRFLHFHSVTFWVGNAKQAASFYCNKMGFEPLAYKGLETGSREVVSHVIKQGKIVFVFSSALNPWNKEMGDHLVKHGDGVKDIAFEVEDCDYLVQKAREQGAKIVREPWIEQDKFGKVKLAVLQTYGDTTHTLVEKMNYTGRFLPGFEAPISVDPLLSKLPTCSLEIIDHIVGNQPDQEMVSASEWYLKNLQFHRFWSVDDTQVHTAYSSLRSIVVANYEESIKMPINEPAPGKKKSQIQEYVDYNGGAGVQHIALKTQDIITAIRHLKARGMEFLGVPSSYYKQLREKLKTAKIQVKENIDVLEELKILVDYDEKGYLLQIFTKPMQDRPTLFLEVIQRHNHQGFGAGNFNALFKAFEEEQDLRGNLTNLETNSSLRGM